One region of Enterobacter ludwigii genomic DNA includes:
- a CDS encoding rhodanese-like domain-containing protein — translation MQEIMQFVSRHPVLSIAWIGLLAAVLFTTFKGLTSKIKVITRGEATRLINKEDAVVVDLRQRDDFRKGHIAGSINLLPAEIKANNVGELEKHKAQPIIVVDGTGMQAQESANALHKAGFENVTVLKEGISGWSGENLPLVRGK, via the coding sequence ATGCAAGAAATTATGCAATTTGTTAGCCGCCACCCGGTTCTGAGCATCGCGTGGATTGGCCTGCTGGCCGCTGTGCTGTTCACTACCTTTAAAGGGCTGACGTCTAAAATTAAGGTGATCACCCGTGGTGAAGCCACGCGCCTGATCAACAAAGAAGACGCTGTAGTTGTCGATCTCCGTCAGCGTGATGATTTCCGCAAAGGCCACATCGCAGGTTCTATCAACTTGCTGCCTGCTGAAATCAAAGCGAACAACGTTGGTGAGCTGGAAAAGCATAAAGCCCAGCCAATTATCGTCGTGGATGGTACTGGCATGCAGGCGCAGGAATCGGCTAACGCACTGCACAAAGCAGGTTTCGAAAACGTAACGGTACTGAAAGAAGGTATTTCCGGCTGGAGCGGGGAAAATCTTCCTTTGGTTCGCGGTAAATAA
- the grxC gene encoding glutaredoxin 3 → MANIEIYTKATCPFCHRAKALLNSKGVTFQELPIDGDATKREEMIQRSGRTTVPQIFIDAQHIGGCDDLYALDARGGLDPLLR, encoded by the coding sequence ATGGCCAATATTGAGATCTACACCAAAGCAACCTGTCCGTTCTGCCATCGTGCGAAAGCACTGCTTAACAGCAAAGGCGTCACGTTCCAGGAATTGCCAATCGACGGTGACGCGACAAAACGCGAAGAGATGATTCAACGTAGTGGTCGCACGACGGTTCCGCAGATTTTTATTGATGCGCAGCACATTGGCGGCTGTGATGACTTGTATGCGCTCGACGCACGTGGTGGACTCGATCCCCTGCTGCGCTAA
- the secB gene encoding protein-export chaperone SecB — MSEQNNTEMTFQIQRIYTKDVSFEAPNAPHVFQKDWQPEVKLDLDTASTQLADDVYEVVLRVTVTASLGEETAFLCEVQQGGIFSIGGIEGNQMAHCLGAYCPNILFPYARECITSLVSRGTFPQLNLAPVNFDALFMNYLQQQAGEGAEQHQDA; from the coding sequence ATGTCAGAACAAAACAACACCGAAATGACTTTCCAGATCCAGCGCATCTACACCAAGGATGTCTCTTTCGAAGCGCCAAATGCGCCACACGTTTTCCAGAAAGATTGGCAGCCAGAGGTTAAACTTGATCTGGATACTGCATCCACCCAACTGGCGGATGATGTGTATGAAGTCGTACTGCGTGTGACTGTTACCGCTTCTCTGGGCGAAGAAACGGCTTTCCTGTGTGAAGTACAGCAGGGCGGCATCTTCTCCATCGGCGGCATTGAAGGCAACCAGATGGCGCATTGCCTGGGTGCATACTGCCCGAACATCCTGTTCCCGTATGCGCGTGAATGCATCACCAGCCTGGTTTCTCGCGGTACATTCCCGCAACTGAACCTTGCGCCAGTAAACTTTGATGCGCTGTTCATGAACTATCTGCAGCAGCAAGCTGGCGAAGGTGCTGAACAACATCAGGATGCCTGA
- the gpsA gene encoding NAD(P)H-dependent glycerol-3-phosphate dehydrogenase: MSTVNASMTVIGAGSYGTALAITLARNGHDVVLWGHDPKHIATLQHDRCNVAFLPDVPFPDTLHLESDLATALAASRNILIVVPSHVFGEVLRQIKPLMRPDARIVWATKGLEAETGRLLQDVAREVLGDEIPLAVISGPTFAKELAAGLPTAISLASTDQAFSDDLQQLLHCGKSFRVYSNPDFIGVQLGGAVKNVIAIGAGMSDGIGFGANARTALITRGLTEMSRLGAALGADPATFMGMAGLGDLVLTCTDNQSRNRRFGMMLGQGSDVKGAQEKIGQVVEGYRNTKEVRELAHRFGVEMPITEEIYQVLYCGKNAREAALTLLGRARKDERSSN, encoded by the coding sequence ATGAGCACTGTTAATGCGTCAATGACTGTGATCGGTGCCGGCTCATACGGCACCGCTCTTGCCATCACACTGGCAAGAAATGGTCACGATGTGGTCCTGTGGGGCCACGATCCAAAACATATCGCGACGTTGCAACATGACCGCTGCAACGTGGCGTTTCTCCCTGACGTTCCGTTCCCAGACACCCTGCACCTGGAAAGCGATCTTGCGACCGCACTGGCAGCCAGCCGCAACATTCTGATTGTGGTGCCAAGCCATGTCTTTGGCGAAGTGCTGCGCCAGATCAAGCCGCTGATGCGTCCGGATGCACGTATTGTATGGGCGACGAAAGGACTGGAAGCCGAAACCGGGCGTCTGCTGCAGGACGTTGCCCGCGAAGTGCTGGGTGATGAGATCCCGCTGGCGGTCATCTCCGGCCCGACCTTTGCTAAAGAGCTGGCTGCTGGCCTACCAACAGCGATTTCGCTGGCTTCAACCGATCAGGCCTTCTCCGACGATCTTCAACAGCTGCTGCACTGCGGCAAGAGCTTCCGCGTCTACAGCAACCCTGATTTTATCGGCGTGCAGCTGGGCGGTGCGGTGAAGAACGTGATTGCGATTGGTGCCGGGATGTCAGACGGCATTGGTTTTGGTGCCAACGCACGTACGGCGTTGATCACCCGTGGTTTGACAGAAATGTCCCGTCTGGGAGCGGCACTGGGTGCCGATCCGGCGACCTTTATGGGGATGGCAGGTCTGGGCGACCTGGTGCTGACCTGTACCGACAACCAGTCGCGTAACCGCCGCTTTGGCATGATGCTCGGACAGGGCAGCGATGTAAAAGGCGCGCAGGAGAAGATTGGTCAGGTGGTTGAAGGTTACCGCAATACCAAAGAAGTTCGCGAACTTGCCCATCGGTTTGGCGTTGAAATGCCAATAACCGAGGAAATTTATCAGGTATTGTATTGCGGAAAAAATGCGCGCGAGGCAGCATTGACCTTATTAGGTCGTGCGCGAAAGGACGAGCGCAGCAGCAACTAG
- the cysE gene encoding serine O-acetyltransferase: MPCEELDIVWNNIKAEARALADCEPMLASFYHATLLKHENLGSALSYMLANKLASSIMPAIAIREVVEEAYAADPEMIASAACDIQAVRTRDPAVDKYSTPLLYLKGFHALQAYRIGHWLWNEGRRALAIFLQNQVSVTFQVDIHPAAKIGRGIMLDHATGIVVGETAVIEDDVSILQSVTLGGTGKTSGDRHPKIREGVMIGAGAKILGNIEVGRGAKIGAGSVVLQPVPPHTTAAGVPARIVGKPDSDKPSMDMDQHFNGIHHTFEYGDGI, encoded by the coding sequence ATGCCGTGTGAAGAACTGGATATCGTCTGGAACAATATTAAAGCCGAAGCCCGGGCGTTGGCCGACTGCGAGCCTATGCTGGCCAGTTTCTACCACGCGACGCTACTCAAGCACGAAAACCTCGGCAGCGCCCTGAGCTATATGCTTGCCAACAAACTGGCCTCCTCAATTATGCCTGCCATCGCCATTCGCGAAGTGGTAGAAGAGGCCTACGCCGCAGATCCGGAAATGATCGCCTCTGCCGCCTGTGATATCCAGGCTGTGCGCACGCGTGACCCGGCTGTCGATAAATACTCTACACCGCTGCTGTACCTGAAAGGCTTCCATGCGCTTCAGGCCTACCGCATTGGTCACTGGCTGTGGAACGAAGGCCGCCGCGCGCTGGCCATCTTCCTGCAAAACCAGGTGTCTGTAACCTTTCAGGTTGATATCCACCCGGCGGCGAAAATTGGCCGTGGGATTATGCTCGACCATGCCACCGGCATTGTTGTCGGTGAAACGGCGGTAATTGAAGATGACGTCTCTATTCTGCAATCGGTCACGCTGGGCGGTACGGGCAAAACCAGCGGCGATCGTCACCCGAAGATCCGTGAAGGGGTGATGATTGGCGCAGGTGCCAAGATCCTCGGGAATATCGAAGTAGGGCGCGGGGCGAAGATTGGTGCGGGTTCAGTCGTGCTTCAGCCAGTTCCGCCGCACACCACCGCCGCTGGCGTACCGGCACGTATTGTCGGCAAGCCAGACAGCGATAAACCGTCAATGGATATGGATCAGCACTTCAACGGTATCCACCATACTTTCGAGTATGGGGACGGTATTTAA
- the trmL gene encoding tRNA (uridine(34)/cytosine(34)/5-carboxymethylaminomethyluridine(34)-2'-O)-methyltransferase TrmL yields the protein MLNIVLFEPEIPPNTGNIIRLCANTGFRLHIIEPMGFTWDDKRLRRAGLDYHEFTAVVRHHDYAAFLESEKPQRMFALTTKGTPAHSAVSYQEGDYLMFGPETRGLPAIILDALPAEQKIRIPMMPDSRSMNLSNAVSVVVYEAWRQLGYPGAILRS from the coding sequence ATGCTTAACATCGTTTTATTCGAACCAGAAATCCCGCCGAATACCGGCAATATCATCCGCTTGTGTGCGAACACCGGTTTTCGCCTGCATATCATTGAGCCAATGGGTTTTACGTGGGACGACAAACGTCTGCGACGTGCGGGGCTGGATTATCATGAATTTACTGCCGTGGTGCGTCATCATGATTACGCCGCGTTTCTGGAAAGCGAAAAGCCACAGCGTATGTTCGCCCTGACCACGAAAGGGACGCCTGCACACAGCGCAGTGAGCTATCAGGAAGGGGATTATCTGATGTTTGGCCCGGAAACCCGTGGCCTGCCCGCAATCATCCTGGACGCCCTGCCCGCTGAGCAAAAAATCCGTATTCCAATGATGCCGGACAGTCGCAGCATGAACCTGTCAAATGCGGTGTCAGTGGTTGTGTATGAAGCATGGCGCCAGTTGGGATACCCGGGCGCCATTCTCAGAAGTTAA
- a CDS encoding aromatic acid/H+ symport family MFS transporter: MTYSGKVDIQQVIDESPFSGFHWLLIVLGFLVLAIDGFDTAAMGYIAPTLSAEWGIHKQDLGPVLSAALLGLSLGALIAGPVSDRMGRKRVLVFSCLFFGLASLGTAWAQSLNTLTLWRFLTGLGLGAAMPNAITLISEFAPQRCRAMAINTMYCGFPLGAAGGGAISSWLIPHHGWRSVLLTGAIAPLILTLLLALLLPESVKFLVQRGKDVMQVRRIASRFARSTLDSVTGFFLAEEKVVTKKGSVAQLFAMPWLPGTLMLWVTYFMGLVIYYVLLSWMPTLMQGMGYALAESAWLTSLFTFGGTAGILLAGWMMDRWEAHKVVAGGFVLTMGLILLLGLEQNHIALFGGLIFLMGIAMNGAQSGMQTLAATFYPTECRATGIAWMQGIGRFGGVAGTMTSAQLLSMQWQADSILMILSVPAMVAAAATVYKMLYSRSQEPGVA; encoded by the coding sequence ATGACATATTCAGGTAAGGTGGATATTCAGCAGGTGATCGATGAGAGTCCCTTTTCAGGGTTTCACTGGCTTCTTATCGTTCTGGGCTTTCTGGTTCTGGCGATCGATGGTTTTGATACGGCGGCGATGGGTTACATCGCGCCTACGCTGTCGGCAGAATGGGGGATACACAAACAGGATCTGGGGCCGGTGCTGAGCGCAGCGCTGCTGGGGCTGTCGTTGGGGGCACTTATCGCCGGTCCGGTATCGGACCGGATGGGACGCAAGCGCGTACTGGTCTTTTCGTGTCTGTTCTTCGGTCTTGCGAGCCTGGGAACGGCCTGGGCGCAAAGTCTGAATACGCTCACGCTGTGGCGCTTTTTGACGGGTCTGGGCCTCGGCGCTGCAATGCCTAACGCCATCACGCTGATCTCCGAGTTTGCCCCCCAGCGCTGCCGCGCCATGGCGATTAACACCATGTACTGCGGCTTCCCTCTGGGTGCGGCAGGCGGCGGCGCGATCTCTTCCTGGCTTATCCCCCACCACGGCTGGCGAAGCGTGCTGCTGACCGGCGCGATTGCTCCGCTGATTTTAACGCTGCTTCTGGCACTGCTTTTACCCGAGTCTGTGAAGTTTTTGGTACAACGCGGGAAAGACGTCATGCAGGTCCGCCGCATCGCCAGCCGGTTTGCACGCAGCACGCTGGATAGCGTCACGGGCTTTTTCCTGGCGGAAGAAAAGGTGGTCACTAAAAAAGGGAGCGTGGCGCAACTGTTTGCTATGCCCTGGCTGCCCGGCACCCTGATGCTGTGGGTGACCTACTTTATGGGGCTGGTCATTTACTACGTCCTGCTGAGCTGGATGCCAACGCTGATGCAGGGGATGGGTTATGCTCTGGCGGAATCCGCCTGGCTCACCTCGCTGTTCACCTTCGGCGGTACCGCAGGCATTCTGCTCGCGGGCTGGATGATGGACCGCTGGGAAGCGCACAAGGTGGTCGCCGGGGGATTTGTCCTGACAATGGGACTGATCCTGTTACTCGGCCTTGAGCAAAACCATATCGCCCTGTTTGGCGGACTGATTTTCCTGATGGGGATCGCAATGAACGGTGCGCAATCGGGCATGCAGACCCTGGCCGCTACCTTTTACCCTACCGAGTGCCGCGCGACAGGTATCGCCTGGATGCAGGGCATCGGCCGCTTTGGCGGCGTGGCGGGAACCATGACCAGCGCCCAGCTTCTTTCCATGCAGTGGCAGGCAGACAGTATTTTAATGATCCTCAGCGTACCCGCCATGGTGGCCGCCGCGGCAACCGTCTACAAAATGCTGTATAGCCGCTCGCAGGAACCCGGCGTCGCGTAG
- the lldD gene encoding FMN-dependent L-lactate dehydrogenase LldD, giving the protein MIISAASDYRAAAQRILPPFLFHYIDGGAYAEHTLRRNVEDLSEVALRQRVLKNMSDLSLETKLFNETLSMPVALAPVGLCGMYARRGEVQAAAAADAKGIPFTLSTVSVCPIEEVAPTIKRPMWFQLYVLRDRGFMRNALERAKAAGCSTLVFTVDMPTPGARYRDAHSGMSGPNAALRRYWQAVTHPQWAWDVGLNGRPHDLGNISAYLGKPTGLEDYIGWLANNFDPSISWKDLEWIRDFWDGPMVIKGILDPEDARDAVRFGADGIVVSNHGGRQLDGVLSSARALPAIADAVKGDIAILADSGIRSGLDVVRMIALGADSVLLGRAYLYALATAGQAGVANLLNLIEKEMKVAMTLTGAKTISEISKDSLVQELSKLPATLAPLAQGNAA; this is encoded by the coding sequence ATGATTATTTCAGCAGCCAGTGACTATCGCGCCGCGGCACAGCGCATTTTGCCACCTTTCCTGTTTCACTATATCGACGGCGGGGCCTATGCCGAGCACACCCTGCGTCGCAACGTGGAAGACCTGTCGGAAGTGGCTCTGCGCCAGCGCGTGCTGAAGAATATGTCTGACCTGAGCCTTGAGACGAAATTGTTCAATGAAACGCTCTCCATGCCGGTCGCCCTCGCCCCCGTAGGCCTGTGCGGCATGTACGCCCGTCGTGGCGAAGTACAGGCGGCCGCGGCTGCAGATGCCAAAGGCATTCCGTTTACCCTCTCCACCGTTTCCGTCTGCCCGATTGAAGAAGTCGCTCCAACCATCAAGCGCCCGATGTGGTTCCAGCTGTACGTTCTGCGCGATCGCGGGTTTATGCGTAATGCGCTGGAGCGTGCCAAAGCGGCGGGCTGCTCAACGCTGGTCTTTACCGTCGATATGCCAACCCCCGGCGCACGCTACCGTGATGCTCACTCAGGCATGAGCGGACCGAATGCCGCCCTGCGCCGTTACTGGCAGGCGGTGACGCATCCGCAATGGGCCTGGGATGTCGGTCTGAACGGACGTCCACACGATCTGGGCAACATCTCGGCTTACCTTGGTAAACCTACCGGGCTGGAAGATTACATCGGCTGGCTGGCAAATAACTTCGACCCGTCCATCTCCTGGAAAGACCTGGAGTGGATCCGCGATTTCTGGGACGGCCCGATGGTGATCAAAGGGATCCTCGACCCGGAAGATGCCCGCGACGCGGTACGCTTTGGCGCTGACGGGATTGTGGTTTCTAACCACGGCGGACGCCAGCTTGACGGTGTGCTCTCTTCCGCACGAGCCCTGCCTGCCATTGCCGATGCAGTGAAAGGCGACATCGCTATCCTGGCTGACAGCGGCATCCGCAGCGGGCTGGACGTGGTGCGTATGATCGCGCTGGGCGCTGACAGCGTACTGCTGGGCCGTGCGTATCTGTATGCGCTGGCGACGGCGGGCCAGGCGGGTGTGGCAAACCTGCTGAACCTGATCGAAAAAGAGATGAAGGTGGCGATGACGTTAACTGGCGCGAAAACGATTAGTGAAATCAGTAAGGATTCCCTGGTGCAGGAGTTAAGCAAATTACCGGCGACGCTGGCTCCGCTTGCTCAGGGAAACGCAGCCTGA
- the lldR gene encoding transcriptional regulator LldR — MIVMPRRLSDEIASRVRALIEEQQLEAGMKLPAERQLAAQLGVSRNSLREALATLVSEGVLVSRRGGGTFVRWQHDDWSEQNIVQPLKTLMENDPDYSFDILEARHAIETSTAWHAAMRATEADKEKLRACFEATQSSDPDIASQADVRFHLAIAEASHNVVLLQTMRGFFDLLQSSVKQSRQRMYLVPPVFAQLTEQHEAVLNAILAGDAEAARKAMMAHLGFVHTTIKRFDEDQARQARITRLPGDSDISRENKA, encoded by the coding sequence ATGATAGTGATGCCCAGACGCCTGTCCGACGAGATCGCCTCTCGCGTGCGGGCGCTGATTGAAGAACAACAGCTGGAAGCGGGCATGAAATTACCCGCCGAACGCCAGCTCGCCGCCCAGCTTGGTGTATCACGTAATTCGCTGCGTGAAGCACTGGCGACACTGGTCAGCGAAGGGGTACTGGTAAGCCGCCGTGGTGGTGGCACCTTTGTCCGCTGGCAGCATGATGACTGGTCTGAGCAAAACATTGTTCAGCCGCTGAAAACGCTGATGGAGAACGACCCGGACTACAGCTTCGACATCCTTGAAGCGCGTCACGCCATCGAAACCAGTACCGCCTGGCATGCAGCCATGCGGGCAACCGAGGCCGATAAAGAGAAGCTAAGAGCCTGTTTTGAGGCCACGCAAAGCAGTGACCCGGATATCGCCTCCCAGGCGGACGTGCGCTTTCACCTGGCGATTGCCGAGGCATCACACAACGTGGTTCTGCTGCAGACCATGCGCGGTTTCTTCGACTTGCTGCAATCCTCCGTGAAGCAGAGCCGCCAGCGTATGTATCTGGTTCCACCGGTGTTTGCCCAGTTGACCGAACAACACGAGGCGGTGCTTAACGCCATTCTGGCCGGTGATGCCGAGGCCGCGCGAAAAGCGATGATGGCGCATCTGGGCTTCGTACACACCACCATTAAACGATTCGATGAAGATCAGGCCCGACAGGCGCGTATTACCCGTCTGCCTGGCGACAGTGATATTTCCAGGGAGAACAAAGCATGA
- the lldP gene encoding L-lactate permease, whose translation MSLWQQNYDPAGNIWLSSLIASLPILFFFFALIKLKLKGYLAATITVAIALMVALLFYKMPVDRALASVVYGFFYGLWPIAWIIIAAVFVYKISVKTGQFDIIRSSILSITPDQRLQMLIVGFSFGAFLEGAAGFGAPVAITAALLVGLGFNPLYAAGLCLIVNTAPVAFGAMGIPILVAGQVTGLDSFEIGQMVGRQLPFLTIIVLFWIMAIMDGWRGVKETWPAVMVAGGSFAIAQYLSSNFLGPELPDIISSLVSLVCLTLFLKRWQPVRIFRFADMGASQVDQTLARTGYTAGQVIRAWSPFLFLTATVTLWSIPPFKALFAPGGALYDMVINISVPFLDKMVARMPPVVHAATPYAAVYKFDWFSATGTAILFAAILSVVWLRMKPVAAVQTFAATIKELMLPIYSIGMVLAFAFISNYSGLSSTLALALAHTSHAFTFFSPFLGWLGVFLTGSDTSSNALFAALQATAAQQIGVSDVLLVAANTTGGVTGKMISPQSIAIACAAVGLVGKESDLFRFTVKHSLIFTCMVGVITTLQAYVLTWMIP comes from the coding sequence ATGAGCCTCTGGCAACAAAACTACGACCCGGCCGGAAATATCTGGCTGTCGAGCCTGATCGCATCGCTTCCGATCCTGTTCTTCTTCTTTGCGCTGATTAAGCTCAAGTTGAAGGGCTACCTTGCCGCCACCATCACCGTTGCCATTGCGCTGATGGTGGCATTGTTGTTCTACAAAATGCCGGTCGACCGTGCGCTGGCCTCTGTGGTCTACGGTTTCTTCTATGGCCTATGGCCGATTGCGTGGATCATCATCGCCGCGGTCTTTGTCTATAAAATCTCGGTGAAAACCGGGCAGTTCGACATCATCCGTTCGTCGATTCTCTCCATTACCCCTGACCAGCGCCTGCAGATGCTGATTGTCGGCTTCTCCTTTGGGGCGTTCCTGGAAGGGGCTGCAGGTTTTGGCGCACCGGTGGCGATCACCGCCGCGCTGCTGGTCGGTCTGGGCTTTAACCCGCTGTATGCCGCGGGCCTGTGCCTGATTGTGAACACCGCCCCCGTCGCGTTTGGTGCGATGGGCATTCCAATTCTGGTGGCCGGACAGGTCACCGGGCTGGACAGCTTCGAGATTGGCCAGATGGTGGGCCGCCAACTGCCGTTCCTGACCATTATCGTGCTGTTCTGGATCATGGCGATTATGGACGGCTGGCGCGGCGTGAAGGAGACCTGGCCTGCGGTGATGGTGGCAGGTGGTTCGTTCGCCATCGCCCAGTATCTCAGCTCCAACTTCCTCGGCCCTGAACTGCCGGACATTATCTCTTCGCTGGTTTCGCTGGTTTGTCTGACGCTGTTCCTGAAGCGCTGGCAGCCGGTACGTATTTTCCGTTTTGCCGATATGGGCGCCTCTCAGGTCGATCAAACCCTGGCACGTACAGGCTATACGGCAGGACAGGTGATCCGCGCCTGGTCGCCGTTCCTGTTCCTGACCGCAACGGTCACGCTGTGGAGCATCCCACCTTTCAAAGCCCTGTTTGCCCCGGGTGGCGCGCTGTACGACATGGTGATTAACATCTCCGTACCGTTCCTCGACAAGATGGTCGCCCGTATGCCGCCAGTGGTCCACGCCGCAACGCCGTATGCCGCGGTGTACAAATTCGACTGGTTCTCCGCGACCGGTACGGCGATTCTGTTTGCCGCTATCCTTTCTGTTGTCTGGCTGCGCATGAAGCCTGTCGCTGCAGTACAGACCTTTGCGGCGACCATTAAAGAACTGATGCTGCCGATTTACTCTATCGGCATGGTGCTGGCATTCGCGTTTATCTCAAACTATTCCGGTTTGTCATCTACGCTGGCTCTGGCGCTGGCGCATACCAGCCACGCATTCACCTTCTTCTCGCCGTTCCTCGGCTGGTTAGGGGTGTTCCTGACCGGTTCAGATACCTCGTCTAACGCCCTGTTTGCTGCTCTGCAGGCGACGGCGGCCCAACAGATTGGCGTGTCAGATGTCCTTCTGGTGGCGGCTAACACCACTGGCGGCGTGACCGGGAAAATGATCTCCCCGCAATCCATCGCCATTGCCTGCGCTGCGGTGGGACTGGTCGGTAAAGAGTCGGACCTGTTCCGCTTTACCGTGAAACACAGCCTGATATTCACCTGCATGGTCGGGGTGATCACCACCCTGCAGGCCTATGTCTTAACCTGGATGATTCCATGA
- a CDS encoding DUF3320 domain-containing protein, with protein MLYLIVGAGHRAEHTYGRSRAVPVDIVTVEREDAIEVGFDRTDSANDQSVSYEEAQPEANLSYALHETPTGILADMVEKIVFTESPIHINEVITRLRSAWGLQRAGARIENVVSQAAQIACMRGKIYKEHEFFIHKEVTIRLRNRQNVLSAGVRKPELIAPIEIASGVFDIVSASLGATEDEIITSVSRMLGFKSTSSVLRKVISDVIEQEIKNNRLKQQDGLTVIGDTASVQNAV; from the coding sequence GTGTTGTATCTAATCGTGGGGGCAGGTCATAGAGCAGAACACACCTACGGGCGTTCTCGAGCCGTTCCTGTTGATATCGTCACCGTTGAACGAGAAGATGCTATTGAGGTTGGTTTTGATAGAACTGATTCCGCTAATGACCAGTCTGTGAGTTATGAAGAAGCACAGCCCGAAGCCAATCTTTCATATGCTTTACATGAAACACCAACCGGTATACTTGCTGACATGGTTGAAAAAATAGTCTTCACAGAATCGCCTATCCATATAAACGAAGTAATAACTCGTCTTCGCTCAGCGTGGGGATTGCAGCGGGCAGGTGCGCGAATAGAAAACGTTGTTAGTCAAGCTGCTCAAATTGCATGCATGAGGGGTAAGATTTATAAGGAGCATGAGTTTTTCATACACAAAGAAGTAACGATTCGACTCCGCAATAGACAGAACGTGTTGTCTGCAGGTGTACGTAAACCGGAACTGATCGCACCTATAGAAATCGCTTCGGGTGTATTTGACATAGTTAGCGCAAGCCTCGGAGCAACTGAAGATGAAATCATTACATCCGTCTCGAGGATGCTTGGTTTTAAATCAACCAGCAGTGTTCTTCGAAAGGTGATCTCAGATGTCATTGAGCAGGAGATTAAAAATAACCGTCTTAAGCAACAAGATGGTTTGACTGTCATCGGAGATACCGCCTCTGTTCAGAATGCTGTTTAA
- a CDS encoding IS3-like element ISSen4 family transposase (programmed frameshift) has translation MKKRFSDEQIISILREAEAGVPARELCRKHAISDATFYTWRKKYGGMAVPEVKRLKSLEEENARLKKLLAEAMLDKEALQVALGRKLLTTDQKREAVMLMCDATGLSQRRACRLTGLSLSTCRYEAHRPAADAHLSGRITELALERRRFGYRRIWQLLRREGLHVNHKRVYRLYHLSGLGVKRRRRRKGLATERLPLLRPAAPNLTWSMDFVMDALSTGRRIKCLTCVDDFTKECLTVTVAFGISGVQVTRILDSIALFRGYPATIRTDQGPEFTCRALDQWAFEHGVELRLIQPGKPTQNGFIESFNGRFRDECLNEHWFSDIVHARKIINDWRQDYNECRPHSTLNYQTPSEFAAGWRKGHSENEDSDVTN, from the exons ATGAAGAAGCGTTTTTCCGACGAACAGATCATCAGTATTCTCCGCGAAGCCGAAGCTGGGGTACCCGCCCGTGAACTCTGCCGCAAGCATGCCATTTCCGATGCCACGTTTTACACCTGGCGTAAGAAGTATGGCGGTATGGCGGTGCCTGAAGTTAAGCGCCTGAAGTCGCTTGAGGAAGAGAACGCCAGACTCAAGAAGCTGCTTGCCGAAGCCATGCTGGATAAAGAGGCGCTTCAGGTGGCTCTTGGGCGAAAGT TACTGACGACAGACCAGAAGCGGGAAGCCGTGATGTTGATGTGTGATGCGACCGGTCTGTCGCAACGTCGTGCCTGCAGGCTTACAGGTTTATCCCTGTCGACCTGCCGCTATGAGGCTCACCGTCCGGCTGCTGATGCGCATTTATCAGGGCGCATCACTGAGCTGGCACTGGAGCGCAGGCGTTTTGGCTACCGTCGTATTTGGCAGTTGCTGCGCCGTGAAGGGCTTCATGTTAATCATAAGCGCGTGTACCGGCTTTATCACCTCAGTGGCCTGGGCGTAAAACGCAGAAGACGTCGTAAAGGGCTGGCAACAGAACGTCTGCCGCTGCTCCGTCCGGCGGCGCCCAATCTGACCTGGTCGATGGATTTCGTCATGGACGCACTTTCCACCGGTCGCAGGATCAAGTGTCTTACCTGCGTCGATGATTTCACAAAGGAATGCCTGACGGTCACTGTTGCCTTTGGGATTTCAGGCGTTCAGGTCACGCGTATTCTGGACAGCATTGCACTGTTTCGAGGCTATCCGGCGACGATAAGAACTGACCAGGGGCCGGAGTTCACTTGCCGTGCACTGGATCAATGGGCCTTTGAGCATGGTGTTGAGTTGCGCTTAATCCAGCCGGGCAAGCCAACGCAGAACGGATTTATTGAGAGCTTTAACGGACGATTTCGCGATGAATGTTTGAATGAGCACTGGTTCAGCGATATCGTTCATGCCAGGAAAATTATTAATGACTGGCGGCAGGATTATAACGAATGCCGCCCGCACTCCACGCTGAATTATCAGACACCGTCTGAATTTGCAGCGGGCTGGAGAAAGGGTCATTCTGAGAATGAAGATTCCGACGTTACTAACTGA